The following proteins come from a genomic window of Herpetosiphon gulosus:
- a CDS encoding TadE family protein, which produces MKRKSRGQALVEFALVFPLIMTFLFASIEMGFFVYSWSQANYAARRGAEQASSGPPVRALSEIGYDTADDDCVRLIRAAALRTTIGIQPSDVKMGYKRTANDTAEVVDSANPTIYRKAGNIMQVQVEYEYQPLTPVGDLFLTGRIIDATSRRTIVRYDFSSIDPLSVCR; this is translated from the coding sequence ATGAAACGAAAATCGCGAGGGCAAGCCCTTGTTGAGTTTGCCTTGGTTTTTCCCCTTATTATGACGTTCTTATTCGCATCAATTGAAATGGGCTTTTTTGTTTATTCCTGGTCGCAGGCCAACTATGCTGCCCGCCGTGGAGCTGAACAGGCTTCATCAGGGCCACCAGTGCGGGCACTTTCTGAAATTGGCTATGATACAGCAGACGACGATTGTGTACGCTTGATTCGGGCAGCCGCCTTACGCACCACTATTGGTATCCAACCATCTGATGTTAAGATGGGATATAAGCGTACAGCCAATGATACTGCCGAAGTTGTTGATTCGGCTAACCCAACAATCTATCGTAAAGCTGGCAATATTATGCAGGTGCAGGTTGAGTATGAATATCAACCACTTACCCCGGTTGGCGATTTGTTCCTAACTGGGCGGATCATTGACGCAACCTCGCGCCGCACGATTGTCCGCTACGATTTTTCGAGTATTGACCCACTCTCGGTTTGCCGCTAA
- a CDS encoding protein kinase, with product MFPNGMILHDTYEIRERIGHGGGGAVYAAYDIKLRKMVALKHLHLEGEHAIKAFGHEASLLANLHHPSLPKVYLHFTTNDSQFLVMDLIDGSDLSTILERQGGPLPVEHVLAWADQLLSVLTYLHTFYRQPIIHRDIKPANIKITSRGELKLLDFGLAKAEIFTNMRSAMHSVHGYTLTYAPPEQINQAGTDPRSDLYSLGATLYHLLTGRTPADGDGKTADALARTLAMAKRKPDPIIAPQSFNPSIPDHVNQAIMRSLEIDADERFASAEEFRLALAQPYAPVNNAQTKILPATISSRAITGPAKQPTSREVSQPSPSIIKPNSSYPAQASAEAMPKSQPMPNYKRFWPLLLIVLLGGAGGGWWLNRDGQLTIASDRITATLMAQPSQSAPTNTALAVVAEPTFTLSAATSEPTTVADDQATATSEPTLASTATSGSAQPTNANLPATARPAATNRPATARPAATNRPVPTNPPEVQPTNPPVAQPTNPPVAQPTNPPVDQPTNPSVVVDTDGDTIPDDRDACPREPGDPSRNGCPKPKEQPTNLPQPTTPPPPLPSNTPVPPPSNTPVPLPTDTPVPLPTAPPVPRP from the coding sequence ATGTTTCCAAATGGTATGATTCTCCATGATACCTATGAAATTCGTGAGCGGATTGGTCATGGTGGCGGGGGAGCCGTCTATGCTGCTTACGATATTAAGTTGCGCAAAATGGTGGCGCTCAAACATTTGCACCTTGAGGGCGAGCATGCGATTAAAGCCTTTGGGCATGAAGCCAGTCTTTTGGCAAACTTGCACCATCCAAGTTTGCCAAAAGTTTATTTGCATTTTACAACCAATGATAGCCAATTTTTGGTGATGGATTTGATCGATGGCTCGGATTTGAGCACCATCCTCGAACGGCAGGGTGGCCCGCTACCAGTTGAGCATGTGCTCGCTTGGGCTGATCAACTATTAAGTGTCTTGACCTACCTGCATACCTTCTATCGTCAGCCGATCATCCATCGTGATATTAAGCCTGCGAACATCAAAATTACCTCACGCGGTGAATTAAAGCTGCTGGATTTTGGCTTAGCCAAGGCTGAAATTTTTACCAATATGCGCAGTGCTATGCATAGTGTTCATGGCTATACCTTGACCTATGCGCCGCCTGAACAAATTAATCAAGCAGGCACTGATCCGCGCAGCGATTTATATTCGTTGGGCGCAACCTTATATCATTTATTAACTGGGCGCACCCCAGCTGATGGTGATGGCAAAACCGCTGATGCGTTGGCGCGAACGTTGGCGATGGCAAAACGCAAGCCCGACCCAATTATTGCCCCCCAAAGTTTCAACCCATCAATTCCTGATCATGTCAATCAGGCGATTATGCGTTCGTTGGAGATTGATGCCGACGAGCGGTTTGCTTCGGCTGAAGAATTTCGGCTCGCCTTAGCTCAACCCTATGCGCCAGTCAATAATGCCCAAACCAAGATTTTGCCAGCGACGATTAGTTCAAGGGCGATTACTGGGCCAGCGAAACAGCCAACCAGTCGCGAAGTTAGTCAACCCAGCCCAAGTATAATCAAGCCAAATAGCAGCTATCCAGCTCAAGCAAGCGCTGAGGCAATGCCCAAATCGCAGCCAATGCCCAACTATAAACGCTTTTGGCCGCTTTTGCTGATCGTGCTGCTTGGTGGTGCGGGTGGTGGTTGGTGGCTTAACCGCGATGGGCAATTGACTATCGCTTCAGATCGCATCACTGCCACGCTGATGGCTCAGCCTAGCCAAAGCGCCCCAACCAATACGGCGCTGGCGGTGGTGGCCGAGCCAACTTTCACCTTGAGCGCGGCAACGAGCGAGCCAACAACAGTTGCTGATGATCAAGCTACCGCGACCAGCGAACCAACCCTAGCAAGCACCGCAACCAGCGGCTCAGCTCAGCCAACCAATGCTAATCTACCAGCAACGGCTCGGCCAGCAGCGACCAATCGCCCAGCAACCGCCCGTCCAGCGGCGACTAATCGCCCTGTGCCGACCAATCCACCAGAAGTCCAACCAACTAATCCGCCTGTGGCGCAGCCAACCAATCCGCCTGTGGCGCAGCCAACCAATCCGCCTGTGGACCAACCAACTAATCCATCTGTCGTTGTTGATACTGATGGCGATACGATTCCCGACGATCGTGATGCTTGCCCACGTGAGCCAGGTGACCCATCACGCAATGGCTGCCCTAAGCCCAAAGAACAACCAACCAATTTACCACAACCAACTACTCCTCCGCCACCGTTACCAAGCAATACACCAGTGCCACCACCAAGCAATACACCAGTGCCACTACCAACCGATACACCAGTGCCACTACCAACAGCACCGCCAGTACCTAGACCATAA
- a CDS encoding protein kinase, translating into MKIPKGVILNQNYEIKQQVGGGGGGNVYEAFDQNLQKRVAIKHLLLDGLTAIKAFKREAQLLANLDHPCLPRVLDHFEHDLGQFLVMDYIDGDDLSQRLEAQNGPLDVQQVLAWADQLLDLLDYLQTAHATPIIHRDIKPANIKITPRGQLKLIDFGLAKSAMSTQVNSVLKSIHGYTQTYAPPEQIYQTGTDERSDLFALGATLYHLLTGRPPSDGNNKTIDALIRDAAVIQSKPDPMVAPMLLNPAIPEPISQAIMRAMALKKEERFASAAEFRQALKQPSQSSTSGSLKSLLGTMSKAITTPIKAVTTNHANSQSVGISTAAISQPLGLTKPAQATPATTLLKRWSSLMLVLLIGLVGGSWWWVKVQPNSAQADDPQANSQPALIVNSESAEQPSATAGQSANQPTITLGQATPTLVEPSVTPTAVVAQPTERPATARPVAQPTQRPAAQPTNPPPPDRDGDGVADANDPCPDVAGSNNGCPAPTAVPDRDGDGVVDPNDPCPDVAGSNNGCPVVEPTAPPVIADSDGDTIPDDRDACPNESGDPSRNGCPKPVASPTERPTNTPQPTAQPTVKPNDEVPTNTPRPITDRFTPTPKIDK; encoded by the coding sequence ATGAAAATTCCCAAGGGAGTGATTCTTAACCAAAATTATGAAATCAAGCAGCAGGTTGGTGGTGGTGGCGGCGGTAACGTCTACGAAGCGTTTGACCAGAATTTGCAGAAACGAGTCGCAATTAAACACCTCTTACTTGATGGTTTGACCGCAATCAAGGCCTTCAAACGCGAAGCCCAACTGCTTGCCAACCTTGATCACCCTTGTTTGCCCCGGGTGCTCGACCATTTCGAACACGATCTCGGCCAGTTTTTGGTGATGGATTATATCGACGGTGACGATCTGAGCCAGCGTTTAGAGGCTCAAAACGGGCCACTTGACGTACAACAGGTCTTGGCTTGGGCTGATCAACTTTTAGATTTACTTGACTATCTGCAAACTGCCCATGCTACACCGATTATTCATCGCGACATTAAACCAGCCAATATTAAAATTACCCCCCGTGGTCAGCTCAAATTGATCGACTTTGGCTTAGCCAAAAGTGCGATGTCCACTCAAGTCAACAGTGTGCTCAAAAGTATTCATGGCTATACCCAAACCTACGCCCCGCCCGAGCAAATTTACCAAACTGGCACCGACGAACGCAGCGATCTCTTTGCTTTGGGCGCAACCCTCTATCATTTATTAACAGGCCGCCCGCCTAGCGATGGCAACAATAAAACCATCGATGCGCTGATCCGCGATGCGGCGGTGATTCAGAGCAAGCCCGACCCAATGGTTGCGCCAATGCTGCTCAATCCAGCAATTCCTGAGCCAATTAGTCAGGCAATTATGCGGGCAATGGCGCTTAAAAAAGAAGAACGCTTTGCCAGTGCCGCCGAATTTCGCCAAGCGCTCAAACAACCTAGCCAAAGCTCAACCAGCGGCTCGCTGAAAAGCTTGCTTGGTACGATGAGCAAAGCGATTACCACCCCAATTAAAGCGGTTACCACCAACCACGCTAATAGCCAGAGTGTCGGCATCAGTACAGCCGCGATCAGCCAACCCTTGGGATTGACCAAGCCAGCCCAAGCCACTCCTGCAACGACCCTCCTCAAACGCTGGAGTTCGCTGATGCTTGTGTTGTTAATTGGTTTAGTTGGTGGTAGCTGGTGGTGGGTTAAAGTCCAGCCCAATAGTGCTCAAGCAGATGATCCTCAAGCTAATTCCCAACCTGCTCTTATTGTTAATTCAGAATCTGCTGAACAGCCTAGTGCGACTGCTGGCCAGAGTGCCAACCAACCAACCATTACCCTCGGCCAAGCTACTCCGACCTTGGTCGAACCAAGTGTCACGCCAACTGCTGTGGTCGCGCAGCCAACGGAACGGCCTGCTACTGCGCGACCAGTGGCCCAACCGACCCAACGGCCAGCGGCTCAGCCGACCAATCCTCCTCCTCCCGACCGTGATGGCGATGGCGTGGCTGATGCCAATGATCCCTGTCCTGATGTGGCAGGGTCGAATAATGGCTGCCCTGCGCCTACCGCAGTGCCCGATCGCGATGGCGATGGCGTGGTTGATCCCAATGATCCCTGTCCTGATGTGGCAGGGTCGAATAATGGCTGCCCAGTGGTCGAGCCAACCGCACCACCAGTCATTGCCGATAGTGATGGCGATACAATTCCTGATGATCGTGATGCTTGCCCGAATGAGTCTGGTGACCCTTCGCGCAATGGCTGCCCGAAACCAGTTGCTTCACCAACTGAGCGACCAACCAATACGCCACAGCCAACAGCACAACCGACTGTAAAGCCTAATGATGAAGTGCCAACCAATACACCGCGTCCAATCACAGATCGATTTACGCCAACACCGAAGATCGACAAATAA
- a CDS encoding YgjP-like metallopeptidase domain-containing protein, which translates to MEGLALILASYVLCELVHMLEPHHQQPFWERLGRAMADYLARKQWLQIYDGGL; encoded by the coding sequence ATTGAGGGCTTAGCACTCATTTTAGCGAGCTATGTTCTCTGTGAACTGGTGCATATGCTTGAGCCCCATCATCAACAGCCATTTTGGGAGCGCCTAGGTCGTGCGATGGCCGATTATTTGGCACGTAAACAATGGTTGCAGATCTATGATGGTGGGCTGTAG
- a CDS encoding ClbS/DfsB family four-helix bundle protein, producing the protein MSQFDDQEAITVVNLQARIAAGWQELQTFLQGLSHEQLTDPTDAAGWTIKDHAIHLALWENSLLALLKAESRAASFGLDEAVWQQGYEEVNRILQQRYHDLPLDQVFTTLETNHQALLAHISQLSDSDLMRPHREFQAGSTNDEPIIGWIVGNSFEHYAEHLPWMQAILAS; encoded by the coding sequence GTGAGCCAATTTGATGATCAAGAGGCTATCACCGTCGTCAATTTACAAGCACGGATTGCTGCTGGTTGGCAAGAACTACAAACGTTTTTGCAAGGCTTGAGCCACGAACAATTAACTGACCCAACCGATGCCGCCGGCTGGACGATCAAAGATCATGCGATTCACTTGGCGCTGTGGGAAAACAGCTTGCTGGCGTTGCTCAAGGCTGAATCACGGGCTGCAAGTTTTGGGCTTGATGAGGCAGTTTGGCAACAAGGCTACGAGGAAGTTAACCGCATTCTACAACAACGCTATCACGATCTACCCCTTGATCAAGTGTTTACCACCCTCGAAACCAACCACCAAGCCCTGCTAGCGCATATTAGCCAACTGAGCGATAGCGATTTAATGCGGCCTCATCGCGAGTTTCAAGCTGGCTCAACCAACGATGAGCCGATTATTGGCTGGATTGTTGGCAACAGCTTCGAACATTATGCTGAGCATTTACCATGGATGCAGGCAATTCTCGCTAGCTAA
- a CDS encoding maleylpyruvate isomerase N-terminal domain-containing protein: MSQSDLQTPMTALDLQARIAAGWQELQTFLQGLSHAQLTGPSDAAGWTIKDHVIHLSLWEKTMLALLNSESRWASIDIDEAVWQQGFEAVNRILQQRYHDLPLDDVYATLEATHEALVARIVQFSDQDLLRPHREFQAGSTNDAPIIGWIVGDTFEHYAEHLPWMQAILAS; encoded by the coding sequence GTGAGCCAATCTGACCTTCAAACTCCGATGACTGCGCTCGATTTACAAGCGCGGATTGCTGCTGGTTGGCAAGAACTACAAACGTTTTTGCAAGGCTTGAGCCACGCCCAACTCACTGGCCCAAGCGATGCCGCAGGCTGGACGATCAAAGATCATGTGATTCACTTGTCTCTATGGGAAAAAACCATGCTGGCTTTATTGAATTCAGAATCGCGCTGGGCCAGTATCGATATTGACGAAGCAGTTTGGCAACAAGGCTTCGAGGCAGTTAACCGCATTCTACAACAACGCTACCACGATCTACCCCTTGACGACGTTTATGCTACTCTCGAAGCCACCCATGAAGCCCTAGTCGCTCGAATTGTTCAGTTTAGCGATCAGGATTTGTTGCGCCCCCATCGTGAGTTCCAAGCTGGCTCAACCAACGATGCGCCAATTATTGGCTGGATTGTTGGTGATACCTTTGAACATTATGCCGAGCACTTGCCTTGGATGCAGGCAATTCTCGCTAGCTAA
- a CDS encoding alpha/beta fold hydrolase, which translates to MASHLVNGVRYYYEERGSGDQVIFFGHGLMYHWRIFEPQMEYFAAKGFRCIAIDWRGQGQTEGGGTLDDYSMYRLGADAYQLLSDLGIKQVHWVGVSMGGMIGLRLYPKHPELFLSFTLIDSSAGDAPELLDGYRQMAEGYLAYGLIQPLQEGLDAVFYTPKMAERYPQVLAYWHAYWTNADRESLYKAIIPVIDRDDVTDTISQISVPTLIVVGVEDMSTPPAKSEAMQQLIANAQLHYIADASHMSILEQPEAITAAMAEFIG; encoded by the coding sequence ATGGCTTCACATCTGGTCAACGGCGTTCGTTACTACTACGAGGAGCGAGGAAGTGGCGATCAGGTGATTTTCTTCGGCCATGGTTTGATGTATCATTGGCGGATTTTCGAGCCACAAATGGAATATTTCGCTGCCAAAGGCTTTCGTTGTATTGCCATTGATTGGCGTGGTCAGGGCCAAACTGAGGGCGGCGGTACACTCGACGATTATTCAATGTATCGGCTTGGCGCAGATGCCTATCAATTATTGAGCGATCTGGGGATCAAGCAAGTGCACTGGGTTGGGGTTTCGATGGGTGGCATGATTGGCCTGCGGCTCTACCCCAAACACCCCGAACTGTTCCTCTCGTTCACCTTAATCGATTCGTCGGCAGGCGATGCCCCCGAATTGCTCGATGGCTATCGTCAAATGGCCGAGGGCTACTTGGCTTATGGTTTGATTCAGCCGTTGCAAGAAGGCTTGGATGCAGTTTTTTACACGCCCAAAATGGCCGAGCGCTACCCCCAAGTGCTGGCGTATTGGCATGCCTACTGGACTAACGCCGACCGCGAATCACTCTACAAAGCGATCATTCCGGTGATTGATCGCGACGATGTGACCGACACGATCAGCCAAATTAGCGTGCCAACCCTGATTGTGGTTGGGGTTGAAGATATGTCTACGCCGCCAGCCAAGAGCGAGGCGATGCAACAACTGATTGCCAACGCCCAATTGCACTATATCGCTGATGCCAGCCATATGTCGATTTTAGAACAACCTGAGGCGATCACCGCCGCAATGGCCGAATTTATTGGCTAA
- a CDS encoding SpoIIE family protein phosphatase translates to MAISEGRSIEIDARWENLAALTDYTTEIETDFALTSEQAFVLGLVIEEIVTNIIKYSYAEQGGPLQLHSTLENGELAIRIRDRGQPFNPDDADPPDLFASIHDRQVGGLGVFLVREMADSITYQHDAASGWNTLIVTKKASTEASIAPLVEFLEQLPLFHEVDQATIQNLVQSAEHVRLAPGETLFSEGDSGDDCYIVMAGDVDVIKALATETILLERCRPGAILGEMALIDNSPRAASVRARTAATLLRITEAEFVTLMHANPTTAMALLRGGTTRLRQSNAQMLGGLEKKNLELASAYEELKSAQQELLRLERIERELAIARDIQRFFLPPSIPQPEGWQIVAFNQGALEVGGDFYDVIKLGGDKIGLVVADACGKGVPAALFVALTRSLLHSNAQSLAARPEIATDPLALLTAAITMTNNYISREHGASNMFTTLFFAAFDPQTGELAYVNAGHNPPIIINRTSRTLRYLEGTGLPLGIMEDLPYKAKSTILAADEYFLGFTDGATEAFNLAGEVFDDAALTNVLKNGDFHDAQSLLDSVWQAIESFVGEAEQADDITLLTVSRNGS, encoded by the coding sequence ATGGCTATATCTGAAGGTCGCAGCATTGAGATTGATGCCCGTTGGGAAAACCTCGCCGCCCTCACCGATTACACCACCGAGATCGAAACTGATTTTGCCCTAACTAGCGAACAAGCGTTTGTGCTGGGCTTAGTGATCGAAGAAATTGTCACCAATATCATTAAATATAGCTATGCCGAGCAAGGTGGCCCACTGCAATTGCACAGCACGCTTGAAAATGGCGAGCTAGCAATTCGGATTCGCGATCGCGGCCAGCCATTCAACCCCGACGATGCTGATCCACCCGATCTCTTCGCCAGCATCCACGATCGTCAAGTTGGCGGTTTGGGGGTGTTTTTGGTGCGCGAAATGGCCGATTCGATCACCTACCAACATGATGCTGCTAGTGGCTGGAATACCTTGATCGTGACCAAAAAGGCTTCGACTGAGGCCAGCATTGCCCCATTGGTCGAGTTTTTAGAGCAATTGCCATTGTTCCATGAAGTTGATCAGGCGACGATTCAAAATCTGGTACAAAGTGCTGAGCATGTGCGGCTCGCGCCAGGCGAAACCTTATTCAGCGAAGGCGATAGCGGCGACGATTGCTATATTGTGATGGCTGGCGATGTCGATGTAATTAAAGCGCTGGCGACCGAAACAATTTTGCTGGAGCGCTGTCGGCCTGGGGCAATTTTGGGCGAAATGGCCTTGATCGATAACAGCCCTCGGGCGGCCAGCGTGCGAGCGCGAACCGCCGCCACTCTGTTGCGCATCACTGAGGCCGAATTTGTGACCTTGATGCATGCCAACCCAACCACTGCCATGGCTTTGTTGCGTGGCGGCACAACTCGCCTGCGCCAATCGAATGCCCAAATGTTGGGTGGCCTCGAAAAGAAAAATCTTGAGCTAGCCAGTGCTTATGAAGAACTCAAATCGGCGCAGCAAGAACTGTTGCGGCTTGAGCGGATTGAGCGTGAATTGGCGATTGCCCGCGATATTCAGCGCTTCTTTTTGCCGCCGAGCATTCCTCAACCTGAGGGCTGGCAAATTGTGGCCTTCAACCAAGGCGCGTTAGAAGTTGGCGGCGACTTTTACGATGTGATTAAGCTTGGTGGCGACAAAATTGGCTTGGTAGTGGCCGATGCCTGTGGCAAAGGTGTGCCAGCCGCCTTGTTTGTGGCCCTGACGCGCTCATTGTTGCATTCTAATGCGCAATCGCTGGCAGCGCGGCCTGAAATTGCGACCGATCCGTTGGCACTGCTGACCGCAGCAATTACCATGACCAATAACTACATTTCACGTGAACATGGCGCAAGCAATATGTTCACGACCCTGTTTTTTGCCGCGTTTGATCCACAAACTGGCGAGTTGGCCTATGTCAATGCTGGCCATAACCCGCCGATTATCATCAATCGCACCAGCCGCACTTTGCGCTATTTAGAAGGTACGGGCTTGCCCTTGGGGATTATGGAAGATCTGCCATACAAGGCCAAGAGCACCATCCTCGCCGCCGATGAATATTTCTTAGGCTTTACCGATGGTGCGACCGAGGCCTTTAATCTGGCAGGCGAGGTGTTTGATGATGCAGCCTTGACCAATGTGCTCAAGAATGGCGATTTCCATGATGCCCAATCATTGCTCGACAGCGTGTGGCAGGCCATCGAGAGCTTTGTTGGAGAAGCTGAACAGGCCGATGATATTACCTTGCTAACGGTTAGTCGTAATGGTTCATAG
- a CDS encoding tetratricopeptide repeat protein: MADKFRQAELHYRRGLSLEHAGRIAEAVEEYRQALQENPQLRAAHVALAKYYLRNGLLAKAADAWHAVVAIEPDYEALTNYATVLIELKHYHEARQILRLCVELFPLDTFVTYELAYIDFAEGLYQQALDQLLDVRPIYNDEWEFHELIGQCQIKLQLYDAALASFGRAILLVDDDEQIEQLQDLGSIARRYQEFSLVSNEKDAWYATHGLICLGSNLDDGLNLKPHAEFAWSFEAIATTLQRAAALAEVHVWCCDQVLAFDTQSKPLAQALAQLLQRPYIQKIGDPEKITLVVMAEFEQSAMLEAIAEQLDGLHCIFALSMRSSPDVLDDIPDLIGLPIQKPSLPWTSQSIATATKTLLATLAQLTPEPNREQQLDYYREQHRLIRLND, encoded by the coding sequence ATGGCTGATAAATTCCGACAAGCAGAATTACATTATCGACGTGGATTATCACTTGAACATGCTGGGCGAATTGCTGAAGCTGTAGAAGAGTATCGGCAGGCATTACAAGAAAATCCGCAGCTTCGGGCTGCTCATGTGGCCTTGGCTAAATATTATTTACGCAACGGGCTATTGGCCAAAGCGGCTGATGCGTGGCATGCAGTCGTGGCGATCGAACCAGATTACGAAGCATTGACCAATTATGCCACCGTGTTGATCGAGTTAAAGCATTATCACGAAGCTCGCCAGATTTTGCGTTTATGTGTCGAGCTTTTTCCTTTAGATACCTTTGTAACCTATGAACTGGCCTATATTGATTTTGCTGAGGGCTTATATCAACAAGCACTCGATCAATTGCTCGATGTACGGCCAATTTATAATGATGAATGGGAATTTCACGAGCTAATCGGGCAATGTCAAATTAAGCTACAACTGTATGATGCTGCTTTAGCCAGTTTTGGCCGCGCGATTCTGTTGGTCGATGATGATGAGCAAATTGAGCAACTGCAAGATCTCGGCAGTATCGCCCGCCGTTACCAAGAATTTAGCCTCGTTAGCAACGAAAAAGATGCTTGGTATGCGACCCATGGCCTGATTTGCCTTGGCAGCAACCTTGACGATGGCCTGAATCTCAAGCCGCACGCTGAGTTTGCCTGGTCGTTTGAGGCGATTGCGACAACTTTGCAACGGGCTGCTGCCTTGGCTGAAGTTCATGTGTGGTGCTGCGACCAAGTTTTAGCCTTCGATACCCAGAGCAAGCCCCTCGCCCAAGCGCTTGCCCAGTTATTGCAGCGCCCCTACATCCAAAAAATTGGCGACCCTGAAAAAATAACCTTAGTGGTGATGGCTGAGTTTGAGCAAAGCGCTATGCTCGAAGCCATTGCCGAGCAGTTGGATGGGCTGCATTGCATTTTTGCCCTAAGTATGCGCAGCAGTCCCGATGTGCTCGATGATATTCCCGATTTGATTGGCCTGCCAATTCAAAAACCAAGTTTGCCTTGGACAAGCCAATCGATCGCGACTGCCACTAAGACGTTGCTGGCAACGCTGGCGCAACTCACGCCAGAGCCAAATCGTGAGCAACAGCTTGATTATTACCGCGAACAGCATCGTTTAATTAGACTAAACGACTAA
- a CDS encoding glucose-1-phosphate thymidylyltransferase: MKGLVLSGGKGTRLRPITYTSAKQLVPVANKPVLFRVIEALRDADIDEIGIVIGDTGAEVRNAVGNGSRWGVKIEYIPQEAPLGLAHAVKISRPFIGDDKFALFLGDNCIEGGVSSLVSGFATSDHNAQIVLKQVANPQQYGVAELRHDGSIERLTEKPRQPRSDLALVGIYMFDQHIWEAVEAIKPSWRGELEITDAIQWLIEHDYHVHAHIHQGWWIDTGKRADMLDANRLVLEEITPHVSGFVDRDSQLVGKVTIEKGAQVINSVIRGPAIIGEETRIVNSYVGPFTSIYHHCTIEESEIEHSIVLENSEIIRLPNRIEDSLIGRNVKLHTSPMKPKAYRLMLGDNSDVGLL; the protein is encoded by the coding sequence ATGAAAGGTTTAGTTCTGAGTGGTGGTAAAGGCACACGCCTGCGCCCAATTACCTATACCAGCGCCAAGCAATTAGTGCCTGTCGCCAACAAGCCAGTGCTTTTTCGGGTGATCGAAGCCCTGCGCGATGCCGATATCGATGAAATTGGGATTGTAATTGGCGATACTGGGGCCGAAGTGCGCAACGCCGTAGGCAATGGCTCACGCTGGGGCGTAAAGATCGAATATATCCCCCAAGAAGCGCCGCTTGGCTTGGCTCACGCGGTCAAAATTAGTCGCCCGTTTATTGGCGACGATAAATTTGCGCTCTTTTTGGGCGATAACTGCATTGAGGGTGGAGTTAGCTCGTTGGTGTCGGGCTTTGCTACATCCGATCACAATGCCCAAATTGTGCTCAAGCAAGTTGCCAACCCCCAGCAATATGGTGTAGCTGAATTGCGCCACGATGGCTCGATTGAACGTCTAACTGAAAAACCACGCCAACCCCGCTCAGACTTGGCTTTGGTCGGCATTTATATGTTCGATCAGCATATTTGGGAAGCGGTTGAGGCGATCAAGCCTTCTTGGCGGGGCGAGTTGGAAATTACCGATGCCATTCAATGGTTGATCGAGCACGATTACCATGTTCATGCCCATATTCACCAAGGCTGGTGGATTGATACTGGCAAACGCGCCGATATGCTCGATGCCAATCGTTTGGTGCTCGAAGAAATCACGCCGCACGTCTCAGGCTTTGTTGATCGCGATTCGCAATTGGTTGGCAAAGTCACGATCGAAAAAGGCGCTCAAGTGATCAATAGCGTGATTCGTGGACCAGCGATCATCGGCGAAGAAACCCGGATCGTTAACTCATACGTTGGACCGTTTACCTCAATCTATCATCATTGTACGATTGAAGAAAGCGAAATTGAGCACTCGATTGTGCTGGAAAATAGCGAAATTATTCGCCTACCCAACCGGATCGAAGATAGCTTGATTGGCCGCAATGTCAAATTGCATACCTCGCCGATGAAACCCAAAGCCTACCGCCTGATGCTCGGCGATAACTCCGACGTGGGGCTGTTGTAA